One Pseudomonas sp. HOU2 genomic window carries:
- a CDS encoding lactonase family protein → MNMRKFWPLLMAGSVGAMGLSSASAETYQLLVGSYTAGTSQGIYRMNFDSATGQIDAKPLQVVKSANPSWLTLSKDQKQLFVVNENGPGQKDPVGRVSSYSIDPKTHALTLINQVQSLGNEPTHSSLSGDASHLFVSNYSVMEDPGGTLAVLPVGADGKLKPVVQMSAHPASRVNPERQASNHVHSTVSSPDGRYVFSNDLGADKVFIYRFDPKANPDLPLTPAKTASVSLPAGSGPRHLLFSADGKHAWLTMEMSAQVAVFDYHDGVLTQTQMVDLAAGQPTSDKAGAALHASADGKFLYVSNRGTANQLVVFSIDPATGQLKELQKRSVEGDHPREFSLDPSGKFLLIANQKSNEIVVVERDAKTGLLGKTVQKLPMDAPSDLKFLVRQ, encoded by the coding sequence ATGAACATGCGTAAATTCTGGCCACTGCTGATGGCCGGCAGCGTCGGTGCGATGGGCCTGTCCAGTGCCAGCGCCGAGACTTATCAATTGCTGGTCGGCTCCTACACCGCCGGCACAAGCCAGGGCATCTATCGAATGAATTTCGATAGCGCCACCGGCCAGATCGACGCCAAGCCGCTGCAAGTGGTGAAGAGCGCAAACCCGTCGTGGCTGACCTTGTCCAAAGACCAGAAGCAGCTGTTCGTGGTCAACGAAAACGGCCCCGGCCAGAAAGATCCGGTCGGCCGCGTCAGCAGCTATTCCATCGATCCCAAGACCCACGCCCTGACCCTGATCAATCAAGTGCAGAGCCTGGGCAACGAGCCGACCCATTCGAGCCTCAGTGGCGATGCCAGCCATCTGTTCGTCAGCAACTATTCGGTGATGGAAGATCCGGGTGGCACGCTGGCGGTGTTGCCGGTCGGTGCCGATGGCAAACTGAAACCGGTGGTGCAGATGAGCGCGCACCCGGCGAGCCGGGTCAATCCGGAGCGCCAGGCGTCCAACCACGTGCACTCGACGGTGTCCTCGCCGGATGGTCGCTATGTGTTCTCCAATGATCTGGGGGCGGACAAGGTGTTCATCTATCGATTCGACCCGAAAGCCAATCCGGATCTGCCACTGACTCCGGCGAAAACCGCGTCGGTGAGCCTGCCCGCCGGTAGCGGCCCGCGCCATCTCCTGTTCAGCGCGGACGGCAAGCATGCCTGGCTGACCATGGAAATGAGCGCGCAGGTCGCGGTGTTCGACTACCACGACGGCGTGCTGACCCAGACGCAAATGGTCGATCTGGCCGCCGGTCAGCCGACTTCGGACAAGGCCGGCGCAGCGCTGCATGCGTCTGCCGACGGCAAGTTCCTCTACGTCAGCAATCGCGGCACCGCCAATCAACTGGTGGTGTTCAGCATCGATCCGGCGACCGGCCAGCTCAAGGAACTGCAAAAGCGTTCGGTGGAAGGCGATCACCCGCGTGAGTTCAGCCTTGATCCGAGTGGCAAGTTCCTGCTGATCGCCAACCAGAAGAGCAACGAAATTGTTGTCGTCGAGCGCGACGCCAAGACCGGTCTGCTCGGCAAAACCGTGCAAAAACTGCCGATGGA
- a CDS encoding DUF5629 family protein codes for MTAQTLLNALEHCGMVEIDGLHAFEFALDEDDNLHIECMDGRAAKHWEFTPAQVAAATFDNDLQSWLIVGDSGEHRLVCLGDVVSSSDDEEDDQ; via the coding sequence ATGACTGCCCAAACCCTTCTCAACGCCCTCGAACACTGCGGCATGGTCGAAATCGATGGCTTGCACGCCTTCGAATTCGCCCTCGACGAAGACGACAACCTGCACATCGAATGCATGGATGGCCGAGCGGCCAAGCATTGGGAATTTACGCCGGCTCAGGTCGCAGCGGCTACTTTTGATAACGACCTGCAGAGCTGGTTGATCGTTGGTGATTCCGGCGAGCATCGCCTGGTTTGCCTCGGTGATGTAGTCAGCAGCAGCGATGACGAGGAAGATGATCAATGA